The Actinomyces sp. oral taxon 414 genome has a segment encoding these proteins:
- a CDS encoding IS30 family transposase yields MVLVRGRRGGSFEADRARRAQVVLAVLGGAGLPGAAAVAGVCRQSASRYWHDQVMETARAASARSSARSSGRRCCHGLSGSACSGRVGRGRRLSDAERVLIAQGRARGESAAAIARALGRCRQTISREIARNTSPDGVYRAPEASTAARGRLARPKTRRLDADPALRAEVVALLEDGASPRQISARLRWAHPDNEAMRISHEQIYQALYVQGAGSLRQQLKVDKALRSGRTRRLPRSPLAGLPRRSNRSWIEGARISARPPEADDRAVPGHWEGDLVIGAGGRSALITLVERTSRFVLIHRLGACHDSGTVTDALQTMVADLPRAVRASITWDQGSEMAQHAGFTAVTGIPVYFADPHSPRSASHQREHRRTDPRVLPQGHQLHRRHRRPGPGRPGPPQPPTPPGLERTDPS; encoded by the coding sequence GTGGTCCTGGTCAGGGGGCGTCGGGGCGGGTCTTTCGAGGCCGACCGGGCCAGGCGCGCCCAGGTTGTCCTGGCCGTCCTGGGCGGGGCGGGCCTGCCCGGGGCCGCGGCCGTCGCCGGGGTGTGTCGGCAGTCGGCGAGCCGGTACTGGCACGATCAGGTCATGGAGACGGCAAGGGCGGCATCGGCGCGGTCATCGGCGCGCTCGTCGGGGCGGCGGTGCTGCCACGGCCTGTCGGGCAGCGCCTGCTCGGGGCGGGTCGGGCGCGGGCGGCGCCTGAGCGACGCCGAGCGGGTCCTGATCGCTCAGGGCCGGGCCCGGGGCGAGTCGGCCGCGGCCATCGCCCGCGCCCTGGGCAGGTGCCGTCAGACCATCTCTCGGGAGATCGCCCGTAACACCAGCCCTGACGGGGTCTACCGGGCCCCGGAGGCCTCGACGGCGGCCCGGGGGCGTCTGGCCCGCCCCAAGACGCGGCGTCTGGATGCCGACCCCGCCCTGCGCGCCGAGGTGGTGGCCCTGCTCGAGGACGGGGCCAGTCCCCGCCAGATCAGTGCGCGCCTGCGCTGGGCCCACCCCGACAATGAGGCCATGCGCATATCCCATGAGCAGATCTACCAGGCCCTCTACGTCCAGGGAGCCGGTTCCCTGCGCCAGCAGCTGAAGGTGGACAAGGCCCTGCGCTCGGGGCGCACCCGGCGCCTGCCCCGCTCACCGCTGGCCGGCCTGCCCCGCAGGTCGAACCGCTCGTGGATCGAGGGGGCCCGGATCAGTGCGCGCCCGCCCGAGGCCGACGACCGGGCCGTGCCGGGCCACTGGGAGGGCGACCTGGTCATCGGCGCCGGCGGGCGCAGCGCCCTGATCACCCTGGTGGAGCGCACCAGCCGCTTCGTGCTCATACACCGCCTGGGCGCCTGCCACGACTCGGGCACCGTTACCGACGCCCTGCAGACCATGGTCGCCGACCTGCCCCGGGCCGTGCGGGCCTCGATCACCTGGGACCAGGGCAGTGAGATGGCCCAGCACGCCGGCTTCACCGCCGTCACCGGTATCCCGGTCTACTTCGCCGACCCCCACAGCCCCCGCTCAGCGTCCCACCAACGAGAACACAGGCGGACTGATCCGCGAGTACTTCCCCAAGGGCACCAGCTTCACCGACGTCACCGACGCCCAGGTCCAGGCCGTCCAGGACCGCCTCAACCGCCGACCCCGCCTGGTCTTGAACGGACAGACCCCAGCTGA